The stretch of DNA GATTCGGCGTCTCGCCTGTCGCCCATTCGTCGTTCAGCCGTTCGAGAATGACCGCGATCGCGACGGCACCCGGATCGGGAGATCCGATGCTGCGTTCGCCGGTGTAGCTGGCCCGCCCGCGCTTGGCGATCATCCCCGTCGTTGCATCGGCGCTACGGCGCGCGACGAGCGCGACCCGCGACAGCAACGTGGCTCGGTCGCTGCCGTCCGCGAGCTCTGCTTCCAACGCATCGGTGGCCGGGATGAGCGCGTCGAGCAGGGTCTTGTCGCCGACGTCCGAGTTGCCGCGCGCCTTGATTCCTTCTGCGGCGGCACGCAACATGGCCACGACGTCGCCGCCGGTCAGCTCGGCCTTGTCGCGGACGGCGCCGGATGCTCGGAGAAATGCCGTTCCCCAGAGGGGCCCTGACGTTCCGCCCACGCGTCCGGCGATGATCATCGCCACTTTCTGGAGGAAGACCGAGGGACCGCTGCGGTCGAGGCCGTCCCATTCGGCCAGCACGATCTCGAACCCCCGAGCGAGGGAATAGCCGAAGTCGCCATCGCCCACGACCGCATCGAGGTCCCCGAAGGCGCGCTCGTTGTCGACGGCCGTCTGCGCGATGATCCGCACGACGAATTCCACGTCGGCCATGCTGGATTCACTCATCGGTCTTCCCGTCGTCCGCGCTGAGGATGGCTGATAAATCGGCCAGTGAGACGGCTTCGCCCGGGTGGAGTTCCAGCGGATCGTGCAGAGCAAACGCCCGCGGCCCGGCCGGGTCGCCGAGCGACGAGACCACGAGGGAGGCCCCAGAAAAGTCGTCGTTGACGGTGTAGCTGCTCACGGTCACGACCGTGCGGAGCCCCGCGGCGAGCGCAGCCCGCAGCCCGTTCTCACTGTCTTCGATGACGAGCGCGTCAGATGCATCGACTCCGAGTTCGCGCAGGGCCAGGAGGTAGATGTCGGGGGCGGGTTTCTTCGCTCGGACCGTATCGCCGGCGAACACCCGAAACCGGCCGGCCAACTCTGCACCGACCGAGTGAGTGAGCACAGCCCGCACGGATTCCTCAGCTGAGGTCGACGCAACGGCGAGGGTCCAACCGGCGGCCGCGGCATCCGTGACGATCCGACGGATCCCGGGCCGGGCAGGCAACACGCCGGCAGCGACCCGTTCGGTGTAGATCGCGGTCTTGCGCTTGTGCCAGGCGGCGACCGCATCTGCCCAGTCGCCGGGGTCGGCCGACAGCCCAATTTCGGAGGCCAACTCTCGAGTGAGCACGCTGTGCATTCGCTCCTTGCCGCCGCCAATCAGGACTTTCCGGGCATAATCGGCATCGCTCCAATGAACGGGCACCCCGAATTCAGCGAAGGCCTGATTGAACGCGGGCAGATGCCCGTCACGCTCGGTGTCCGCCAGGACTCCGTCGCAGTCGAAAATGAGCGCCGGCACCGGTTCAGGCCTTTCCTGCGCTGCCGAACTGCTCGGCGAGATTCCGGGTGAGGGCGACGATGTCGGTGCGCACGTGGCCAAAGAGCGACGGCGGATCCCATTTGTCGCGAGCCTCGGCATCCTTCAAGAAGGCCAGGTTTGACTTCATATAGGCGATCTTCAACGCCGTTGAGATGTTGACCTTGGCACAGCCCCGGGAGATCAGGTCGGCGAACTGCGCGTCGGTGAGCCCACTGCCGCCATGCAGCGCGATCGGGATCGGATGCGCAGTGACGATGTCGGTCACCCGTTGAAAGTCGAGAACAGGTTCGCGCTTGTACACGCCGTGCGCATTGCCGATGGCGGGGGCGAAGACGTCAACCCCGGTCGCTTCGATAAACCGCAACGAGACCTCGAGGCTCTGACGCGCCGCCTCGTCGCTGGAGCCGATGCCGTCTTCGACCCCGGTGATGGCCTCGATCTCACCCTCGACGTGTGCCCCGAAGGTGCGGGCCTGGGCGACGACCTCGATCGTCTGTCGTTGATTCTCTTCGACGGGCAGCAGAGAAGCGTCGAAGAGCACCGAGTTCCAGCCACGTTCGAGGCATTCGGTGATCACGTCGCGGTCGGGGCAGTGATCGAGGTGCAAAGCCACCGGAACATCGATTCCCGCCGTCATCGATTCCCACAGCGCAAAAAGCACCTGAGAGCCGATCGATTTCACCGTTTTCACCGAGGTCTGAACGATGACGGGCGACCGCGCCTCGACCGCCCCGTTCAGCACAGCCTCCATGGTCAGGTCGTTCACGATGTTGATCGCTGGAACTCCATAGCGCTGCGTAAATGCCGCATCGACGATGCTCTTCAGCGTGGAAACAGCCACGTCCGGCCTCCTTGCCCATGTTCTGCACATGGTAGGCCGGAACCCGAGTCCCAACAATGGCAGCGCCGGGCGCGCTCCCCGGGTGGTCAGCGCTCGAACACCAGCAGCGTCGACGTGGCGCTCGCGTAGACGCGACCGGTGGCATCCGTCAGCTTCGCCTCCGCGAAGGCGGCCCGGCGTCCGAACGAGATCAGCGTCGCCTCAGCCCGCACCGGACCGGTCTGGGCCGTCATCGCTCGGTGATATGACACCTTGAGTTCGAGCGTGGTGTAACTCTGCGTGGCGGTCAGTTTGGAATGCGCTGCACAGCCGCAGGCGCTGTCGAGCAAGGCCGCAGCATAGCCGCCGTGCACCGAGCCGATCGGGTTATAGGCGTGGTCTCCGGGCGTGCCCTCGAAAACCGCCCAGCCATCGCCGACGTCGGTCAGATTGAAGTCGAGTGATTCGGCGATGCCCGGGCGGCGCCCCGAGGCGATCAGCGCACGCAACTGCTCAATACCCGAGAGCCCGGGGCCGATTTCATCAATCAGGGTTCCGGACATCAGCCACGCCACCTCTCGATGTATGTCGCAACCTCGTCGAGAACCGCTTCTGAGCCGGCGTAGATGCCGTCGGCCCGAGGCCAGTGGCTGATCACATCGGTGAAGCCGTGCTCGGCGGCGCGACCAACGGCGTCCTCGAACGCGTCGGCGCTTGTCAGCGAGTAGCTGCCGCCACTGTCCAGCGACAGGTAGCGGTCGATGCTGAGCGGATCGCGGCCGGCCGCTTCGGCCGCGTCGCCCAGGCGCGCCACGAGTGTGCCGACGGCCGCCCACCACGCGTCGCCGACGACACCGTCGGCACCGGTCGTCACCCACCCCGAGCCGAAACGTGCCACCACTCCCAAGCCACGAGGCCCATTCGCGGCGATGACGAAGGGCACTCGGGGGGCGGTGACCGGGCGGCCGACCATTCTGGCGTTGACCGCATTGAACCAGGCGCCGTCGACGGATATCCCTTCGCTGTGCTCGCCCTCGTACCTCAACAGCAGGTCGAGGGTGCTGACGAACTCCTCAAATCGCTCGTGCCGCTCGCCCGGCGTCAACTCCGGTTGCCCCAGAACAACGGCGTCGAACCCGGTCCCGCCGGAGCCCACACCGAGCAGAAACCGGCCGCCTGAGATGTCGTCGAGCGTGGCGACCTCCGTGGCGAACGGCACGGGGTGCCGGAAGTTCGGCGACGAGACGAACGTGCCCAGGGTGATCCTCGACGTGACGACGGCCGCCGCCGTCAGCGTCGGCATCGTCGCGTTCCACGGCTGATCGGCGAGAGTGCGCCAGGAGAGATGGTCGTAGGTCCACCCGTGGTCGAAGCCGAGTTCTTCGGCGCCGAGCCATTTTCGGCGTGCCTCGACCCACGGGTCTTGCGGAAGAATCGTGATTCCAAATCGCATGCTGCGAGTCTAATCTCTGGGTCTTGTCAGCACGCGGTGGCAGAATCGTCCCATGAGCGTCGCCGCGCACACCCCGGTTCAGTGCGGCATCGTGCCGCCCCAGCTCCTGGTGCGTGTGGCCAGACAGGGCGATCCCCGTTTTGCCGGCGCTGCCGCGGCGGCACGAGACTCCTTGCTTTGCGACGAGGCTTTCCGTGACACACGGCGGGCAGCACCCGTGCAGCACCTCGATCAGGGCCTTCATCGCCCCGGGGCTGCGCCACGCTCCGTCTGGAACGCTCGTGGGAGCGAGTTGCTCCCCGGCATCCAGGCCCGCACCGAGGGAACTCCTCCCACCCCGGATGCCGCGGTGAACGAGGTCTATGACGGCCTCGGCTCCGCCCGCGTTCTGCTCTGGAACGCCTTCCACCGAGACTCCCTCGACGACCACGGAATGCCACTTCGTGCCACCGTTCACTTTGCTTCCCACTACGACAACGCGGTCTGGGACGGCTCACGGTTCGTGTTCGGCGACGGAGACGGCCAAGTCTTCGCTCGATTCACCCGCTCGCTCTCGGCCCTGGGCCATGAGTTCGGGCACGCGCTCGTGCAACAGACCGCAGATCTGGACTACCTCGGGCAATCGGGCGCGCTCCACGAATCACTCGCCGACGTGTTCGGTTCACTCGTCGACCAATATGCGCACGGCCACAGCGCGGCCCAGGCCACCTGGTTGATTGGCGAGGGCCTGTTCATCGACGAACTCGACGCCCACGCCATCCGCTCGCTGAAGGCTCCGGGAACCGCCTACAACGACGATGTTCTCGGCAAAGATCCGCAGCCGAGCAGCATGGCCGACTACGTCGAAACGGATGACGACAACGGCGGTGTGCACCTGAATTCTGGCATTCCGAATCGGGCTTTCTTTCTGGTCGCAACCTGGCTCGGCGGCAACGCGTGGGAGGCCCCCGGGCAGATCTGGTACAACACCCTCACGGCTGGCACTCTCGCCCCGTGTGTCGACTTCACCGGTTTTGCGCGGGCAACGACGCGGACCGCGTCGTCGATGTTCGGTGAGGGATCGACCGAGCACACGGCCGTGGCTGCGGCCTGGCGCGAGGTGGGCGTGGTCGCTTAGCGTGGCCGGTTAGAGAGGGCGCTTAGCGACGGCGTACGTGCGACTGCAACAGCGCCAGTACTGCGGCAGCGTAGGCGCCTTCGGCCGTTGAAGCCTCATGGCTGACCGGCTCCGAGTGAATTTCCGAGATCACGCGAAACGTCTCGGGTCCGTCGTCGATTTCGCGCTGTAATGACGTGAACCCACGCCCGAGCAGCAAGCGCAATTGGTCCTCTCTCGGCAACCACAGTGCGTCCTCGAGCGCCAACGAATCCAGGGCCCATTCGGTGGTGCCGTTGAATCCCAGAATCGTGCCGGTGTCGAACTCGTGGGTTTCGATGGCCATATTGCTCACCGTGAACACGTCGTTCTCGAATCCCGGCCGCTCAATGCTGAAGAAATCGCCCGAAACCGGATGCCAGGTCAGGCCAGCCAATCGCAGGGCCCGGGCCACATCGATGGAGATCATTCCCCATTATCTGCACCGACGGTAGCTGCGAGGCAAGGCCATCCGACAAAAAGTGACGACGCGGCCCCGAACGCTGGTGGCGGTATCGGGGACGCGCCGTAAGTGGCGAGCCGTGCGTGGCGAGCCGTGCGTGGCGAACCGGAGCGGTTAGCTGACGCCCAGCAGATCGATCACGAAAATCAGCGTCTTACCACCGAGGTGGTGGCCAGACCCCGCCGGGCCATAGGCCAGGTGCGGCGGAACCACGAGCTTGCGACGTCCGCCGACCTTCATGCCGGGGATGCCCTGCTGCCACCCAGCGATCAACGAACCGAGGGGGAAGTTGATCGACTGGCCGCGACCCCACGAGGAGTCGAACTCTTCGCCGGAGTCATATTCGACACCCAGGTAGTGCACGTCGACCTTCGCGCCGGGGGCCGCTTCTGGGCCTTCTCCGACAACGATGTCAATAATCTCGAGGGCTTCGGGAGCCGGTCCTTCAGGAAAGTCAAGTTCGGGTTTTGAGTTCAAATCAGTCATTGTTCCATCAAAGCGGATTCAGCGGCCGCACGCACATTCAAAACAATTCCTTGCTTAATCGTCACCGACGATGCACCATTTTAAGTAGACAAACCCGCCGTCCCGGATCGCTTGTCGGCAGTGCCACACGACCGGGCGGCGGGTTTTCTGCTGCTCCCGTACCGGCGTCTCCGGGCCTAGATCACGCCCTGAGCGAGCATCGCATTTGCCACTCTCGTGAACCCCGAGATGTTCGCACCGAGCACGTAGTTGCCCGGCTCGCCGTACTCTTCGGCCGTCGCCGCACAGCTCTCGTGGATGCCGCGCATGATGACTGCGAGGCGTTCCTCGGTGTGCGCGAAGCTCCATGAGTCGCGCGAGGCGTTCTGCTGCATTTCGAGGGCCGAGGTGGCGACGCCGCCGGCATTGGCCGCCTTGCCCGGAGCGAAGAGCACGCCGGCTTCCTGGAAGACACGAACGGCGTCGGGAGTACAGGGCATGTTGGCGCCTTCGGCCACTGCCCGCACCCCGGTGCTCGCCAAAAGCCGAGCATCTGCCTCGTTCAGTTCGTTCTGGGTGGCGCAGGGCAGCACGACATCGATGCGGGTCTCGCCTGCGAGCGACCAGATGTTGCCGCCGGCACGATAGTCGGAGGCAGTGCCACGCAGTTCGGCGTACTCAGAAAGACGACCGCGACGGTTTTCTTTGATCTCCTGCAGCAGCTCGAAGTCGAGGCCGTCCTTGTCGTACACGACACCGGCAGAGTCGGAGCAGGCCACGACGATCCCGCCGAGCTGGTGCACCTTTTCGATGGCGTACAGCGCCACGTTTCCTGAGCCCGAGACGAGCACACGAGCACCGTCGAAGCTCTCACCACGCGTGGCGAGCATCTGCTCGGTAAAGAAGACCGCACCATAACCGGTGGCTTCGGTGCGCGCACGTGATCCGCCCCAGCCCACGCCTTTACCGGTGAGAACACCGGACTCATAGCGGTTGGTGATGCGCTTGTATTGGCCGAACAGGTAGCCGATCTCACGTCCACCCACCCCGATGTCGCCCGCCGGAACATCCGTGTACTCGCCGATGTGGCGGTACAGCTCAGTCATGAAGGACTGGCAGAAACGCATGATCTCAAGTTCGGACTTGCCCTTCGGGTCGAAGTCGCTGCCGCCTTTGCCGCCGCCGATGGGCATGCCGGTG from Leifsonia psychrotolerans encodes:
- a CDS encoding PaaI family thioesterase, translated to MSGTLIDEIGPGLSGIEQLRALIASGRRPGIAESLDFNLTDVGDGWAVFEGTPGDHAYNPIGSVHGGYAAALLDSACGCAAHSKLTATQSYTTLELKVSYHRAMTAQTGPVRAEATLISFGRRAAFAEAKLTDATGRVYASATSTLLVFER
- the gdhA gene encoding NADP-specific glutamate dehydrogenase, translating into MNTIDPAIQHVFDEVLLRNAGEVEFHQATREVFESLGRVVVRHPQYADASILQRICEPERQIIFRVPWIDDSNRVQINRGFRVEFNSALGPYKGGLRFHPSVTLGTVKFLGFEQIFKNALTGMPIGGGKGGSDFDPKGKSELEIMRFCQSFMTELYRHIGEYTDVPAGDIGVGGREIGYLFGQYKRITNRYESGVLTGKGVGWGGSRARTEATGYGAVFFTEQMLATRGESFDGARVLVSGSGNVALYAIEKVHQLGGIVVACSDSAGVVYDKDGLDFELLQEIKENRRGRLSEYAELRGTASDYRAGGNIWSLAGETRIDVVLPCATQNELNEADARLLASTGVRAVAEGANMPCTPDAVRVFQEAGVLFAPGKAANAGGVATSALEMQQNASRDSWSFAHTEERLAVIMRGIHESCAATAEEYGEPGNYVLGANISGFTRVANAMLAQGVI
- a CDS encoding HAD-IA family hydrolase, with amino-acid sequence MPALIFDCDGVLADTERDGHLPAFNQAFAEFGVPVHWSDADYARKVLIGGGKERMHSVLTRELASEIGLSADPGDWADAVAAWHKRKTAIYTERVAAGVLPARPGIRRIVTDAAAAGWTLAVASTSAEESVRAVLTHSVGAELAGRFRVFAGDTVRAKKPAPDIYLLALRELGVDASDALVIEDSENGLRAALAAGLRTVVTVSSYTVNDDFSGASLVVSSLGDPAGPRAFALHDPLELHPGEAVSLADLSAILSADDGKTDE
- a CDS encoding M4 family metallopeptidase, giving the protein MSVAAHTPVQCGIVPPQLLVRVARQGDPRFAGAAAAARDSLLCDEAFRDTRRAAPVQHLDQGLHRPGAAPRSVWNARGSELLPGIQARTEGTPPTPDAAVNEVYDGLGSARVLLWNAFHRDSLDDHGMPLRATVHFASHYDNAVWDGSRFVFGDGDGQVFARFTRSLSALGHEFGHALVQQTADLDYLGQSGALHESLADVFGSLVDQYAHGHSAAQATWLIGEGLFIDELDAHAIRSLKAPGTAYNDDVLGKDPQPSSMADYVETDDDNGGVHLNSGIPNRAFFLVATWLGGNAWEAPGQIWYNTLTAGTLAPCVDFTGFARATTRTASSMFGEGSTEHTAVAAAWREVGVVA
- a CDS encoding ketose-bisphosphate aldolase, encoding MAVSTLKSIVDAAFTQRYGVPAINIVNDLTMEAVLNGAVEARSPVIVQTSVKTVKSIGSQVLFALWESMTAGIDVPVALHLDHCPDRDVITECLERGWNSVLFDASLLPVEENQRQTIEVVAQARTFGAHVEGEIEAITGVEDGIGSSDEAARQSLEVSLRFIEATGVDVFAPAIGNAHGVYKREPVLDFQRVTDIVTAHPIPIALHGGSGLTDAQFADLISRGCAKVNISTALKIAYMKSNLAFLKDAEARDKWDPPSLFGHVRTDIVALTRNLAEQFGSAGKA
- the dhaL gene encoding dihydroxyacetone kinase subunit DhaL, whose product is MSESSMADVEFVVRIIAQTAVDNERAFGDLDAVVGDGDFGYSLARGFEIVLAEWDGLDRSGPSVFLQKVAMIIAGRVGGTSGPLWGTAFLRASGAVRDKAELTGGDVVAMLRAAAEGIKARGNSDVGDKTLLDALIPATDALEAELADGSDRATLLSRVALVARRSADATTGMIAKRGRASYTGERSIGSPDPGAVAIAVILERLNDEWATGETPNQ
- a CDS encoding FKBP-type peptidyl-prolyl cis-trans isomerase — translated: MTDLNSKPELDFPEGPAPEALEIIDIVVGEGPEAAPGAKVDVHYLGVEYDSGEEFDSSWGRGQSINFPLGSLIAGWQQGIPGMKVGGRRKLVVPPHLAYGPAGSGHHLGGKTLIFVIDLLGVS
- a CDS encoding LLM class flavin-dependent oxidoreductase, whose translation is MRFGITILPQDPWVEARRKWLGAEELGFDHGWTYDHLSWRTLADQPWNATMPTLTAAAVVTSRITLGTFVSSPNFRHPVPFATEVATLDDISGGRFLLGVGSGGTGFDAVVLGQPELTPGERHERFEEFVSTLDLLLRYEGEHSEGISVDGAWFNAVNARMVGRPVTAPRVPFVIAANGPRGLGVVARFGSGWVTTGADGVVGDAWWAAVGTLVARLGDAAEAAGRDPLSIDRYLSLDSGGSYSLTSADAFEDAVGRAAEHGFTDVISHWPRADGIYAGSEAVLDEVATYIERWRG